The Thermodesulfovibrionales bacterium genomic sequence TGCTAAACAAATCTGCCCTTTTATTTGCGTCCTCCCAGTGCTTTACTATATGTTGTTTAAGCCTATCATGCTGGGGAGCCCCAGAACAGCGGTTAACGAAATTGTAACTGCTGGGATTCCCGAGAATGACCCTCTCCGCTGTGCCAATACCTTTGTTGCTCTGCATGCCCGGTTCACTGTCGATCTCCTCTGGAAAAAGCGAGAGCAAGATCGGAACAAAAGCGGCTCAACGAGCCGCTCCCACAATGAACCCGTAGATAACCAGGATTATGATAGCTCCGATAATCGCCCCGATGAACCCCGCCGTTCCACCTGCCTTGTAGAGGCCCAGCGCCTGTCCGGCATAGGTTGCGAGAACCGAGCCTCCGATGCCGAGGAGGGTTGTGATGATAAACCCCATATTCTCTTTCCCGGGATGGATGAACTTCGCTATGACGCCAACGATAAACCCAACGAGAATCGTCCAAATAATGTGCATCGTTCTTCTCCTTTCTCAAGAACCGATGATAAAAAGACTCGAATGAGACTCGATTCGAGCGCCCCACCTGCATTTCAGAAACACCTTCTAACCGAAAAAAAAACAGGAGACTATCCCCGGTGACCGA encodes the following:
- a CDS encoding GlsB/YeaQ/YmgE family stress response membrane protein encodes the protein MHIIWTILVGFIVGVIAKFIHPGKENMGFIITTLLGIGGSVLATYAGQALGLYKAGGTAGFIGAIIGAIIILVIYGFIVGAAR